Below is a genomic region from Kribbella qitaiheensis.
ATGGTCGGACGAACCTCGACGGTGAAGTTGCCGGTGCGGGAGCCCAGCAGATCGGCTGAGCCGTTGTAGCCCCAGGCGAACACGGTGGAGACCGAGGGGGCGTAGCCGACGACGCTGAAAGTGCCGTCTGCGGCCGTGGTCTTGCGGGTGATCTCGCGCCATACCGTGCCGTTCTTGTCACGGCCGTAGAGCGAGATCGGTACGCCGGCCAGGGCCGCGTGCGTGTCGATCCGGGTGACCTTGCCGCCCAGCGTGACGCCGCCACCGAAGTCGATGATCGACTTGTCGGCGGTCAGCGACGTCGAGCTGCCGATCAGCTGAGTGGTGGCAGCAGTGGCGCTGTACTTGCCGCTCCGGTCCTTCACCCAAGCGCTGAAGGCGTAGCTGGTCGCGTTGGCCAGGCCGGTCGCCGTACCGGACGTCGTAGCGCCAGCAGCGTAAGCGGTGCCGGCAGTCGGCGACGCAGGCGGAGTGGTTCCGGCTGCGCCGCGTACGACGACCTGGTCGAGGTCGGTCAGACCCGGCAGGGTCCAGCTCAGCGCGGCCGTGGTGTAGGCGCCGGTCGCGTCGAAGCCGGTGACCGCTCCGGGAGCGTTGTCGACCGTGCGGAACACCGAGGTGAAGTTCTCGCCAGTCGCACCGCCGGTCTCCTGCACGCCACTGACCGAGATCCGGTACGGCGTGTTGTCGAGCAGGTCCGCCGTCGGCGTGATGGTGATCTGCTTGGTGTCGGCCGCGTACTCGGCAGTGCTCGGCACAACCGCGCCGGTCTTGCCGTTGAGCAGCCGGACGGTGCTGTCGATGACGCTGGCCGGCGACAGGTCGGTCGCGGAGGTGATGACCGGCTTGACGCTCAAAGCGACACCGGTCGAGTACTCCGGCACCGACGAGTTCTGCACCCAGGTGTGGTCGAAGGCCGCGGGTCCGGCCGACGAATCGGCGTACGAGACGGTGTAGGCCCGGCTGTCACGCGACCCGTTGTAGTTGCGGACCGAGATGTAGTTGTCGCCGGCCACCAGGTTGACGTTGACGCTGGCGGTCACCGGCTCCGGGTTCTCCGGCTCGGAAGCGACCTCATCGCCGCCGATCTGCTGGAGGTCCTTGTCGTACACCTTCACGACAGGGGCGAAGTTCTGAGCCCGGTTCAACCAGTCGTAGGTCGGGCTGGTGACGTTGATCGCCACGCTGCGAGCTGCCGCGCTGGTGATCTTGTACCAGTCGACGTCGCCCTCGATGCCTGTCGCGCCGGTGATCGAGCTGCCGGTGATGGCAGTGGCGCGAGCCGGTACGTCGTTGCCGTCCGGTCCGGCGCTCCAGAACTCGGGCGCCCAGGCGCCACCGAGAGCGTTGTAGGCGTCAAGGATGCCGGCGCCGTAGAACGGGTCGAGACCACGCGGGCCTGCGTCACGGGCAGTCGACTTCAGGCGGTCCATGATCTGGGCCGGCGTATAGCTCGGGAACTTGTTCCGCAGCAGCGCCGCGACGCCCGCGACCATCGGGGCGGAGAACGACGTGCCGCTGTTGGTCCAGTACGGCAGGTAGCCCGCCGGGGTCAGGCCGCGCGGGCCGGTGGAGATGATGTTCCAGCCGGGGGCCGCGATGTCGACCCAGTCGCCCTGGGTGCTGAAGCTGGTCAGCGCGCCGTTGTTGTCGGTCGCGGCGACCGACAGGACCTCGGGGTACGACGCGGGGAAGTGCGGCACGTTGACGCCGGTGTTGCCGGCCGCCGCCACGACGACGACGCCCTTGGCGACCGCGGCCTTGACCGCGTCGTGCAGCAGGCTGTCGTCACCGTCGCCGCCGAGGGACATGTTGATCACCCGGGCGCCGTTGTTCGCGGCCCAGTTGATGCCGGCGATGATGACCGAGTCGGGGCCGGAGCCACTCGAGTCGAGCACCTTGACCGGGAGGATCTTGACGTTCCAGGCGACACCCGCGACGCCGGCACCGTTGTTG
It encodes:
- a CDS encoding S8 family serine peptidase; this translates as MPIRPVHLLRLAVPAALVAATLVTITGSSGNAAQPKPGPYAVKPTFARTAKPAKDAYAPNTVLVKFKKTASAAAKSRALGKVKSRSSAAVGTDLVTVTSDQAAPDMLKALKADASVEKASLDYIRTASAVPNDTYYGSDQAGAMSAIRMPQAWDLTKTAGAQTVAVLDTGIDAGHPDLAGRVLAGRNEIQPGTTPNDNNGHGTMTAGIIGANTNNGAGVAGVAWNVKILPVKVLDSSGSGPDSVIIAGINWAANNGARVINMSLGGDGDDSLLHDAVKAAVAKGVVVVAAAGNTGVNVPHFPASYPEVLSVAATDNNGALTSFSTQGDWVDIAAPGWNIISTGPRGLTPAGYLPYWTNSGTSFSAPMVAGVAALLRNKFPSYTPAQIMDRLKSTARDAGPRGLDPFYGAGILDAYNALGGAWAPEFWSAGPDGNDVPARATAITGSSITGATGIEGDVDWYKITSAAARSVAINVTSPTYDWLNRAQNFAPVVKVYDKDLQQIGGDEVASEPENPEPVTASVNVNLVAGDNYISVRNYNGSRDSRAYTVSYADSSAGPAAFDHTWVQNSSVPEYSTGVALSVKPVITSATDLSPASVIDSTVRLLNGKTGAVVPSTAEYAADTKQITITPTADLLDNTPYRISVSGVQETGGATGENFTSVFRTVDNAPGAVTGFDATGAYTTAALSWTLPGLTDLDQVVVRGAAGTTPPASPTAGTAYAAGATTSGTATGLANATSYAFSAWVKDRSGKYSATAATTQLIGSSTSLTADKSIIDFGGGVTLGGKVTRIDTHAALAGVPISLYGRDKNGTVWREITRKTTAADGTFSVVGYAPSVSTVFAWGYNGSADLLGSRTGNFTVEVRPTITSNVSPATIKLGATTNFYGYVRPQHAGSPVYLQRLSGSTWSTITSTKLNTTGNYAFAIKPTAKGTYTYRVVFQADADHATAVSPAKSFTVN